A genomic window from Candidatus Neptunochlamydia vexilliferae includes:
- a CDS encoding SH3 domain-containing protein produces MLKALALVALLMVGAFSARTYADAAPPLDKSITKAASTKSQGGHFKSFTGKIIGSNVRMRAKADLDSHIIDELAKDEYVVVTGEKGDFYAVAAPSNLKAYIFRGFVIDSVVEGDRVNVRLAPDREAPIVGHYSTGHPIDGKICKGNKKWLEIDAPKGTEFFVAKEYVEYAGKPELKAVQDRRKATVTQLLESTSLLSQGEMRKAFHEIDIERITHNYQTIINDYSDFPRFVASAAKELSAVQEDYLHRKIAFLEAKATKMSKGQRSDDIYAVSHHAQDNISATDRMKVWEPVEEAIYLSWASMHHAKTIDDFYADQKLKSQTVSGILESYRDPVKNKPGDFVVKDRDVPVAYVYSTQVNLDDFVGKRVNLIVSSRPNNSFAFPAYYVLEVE; encoded by the coding sequence ATGTTAAAAGCTCTCGCGTTGGTCGCACTGCTCATGGTTGGGGCTTTCTCGGCTCGCACTTATGCGGATGCTGCACCACCACTCGACAAATCGATCACCAAGGCTGCCTCGACAAAAAGTCAGGGAGGCCACTTTAAATCATTTACTGGAAAAATCATTGGGAGCAATGTCCGAATGCGGGCAAAGGCAGACCTTGACAGCCACATCATCGACGAGCTTGCTAAAGATGAGTATGTGGTTGTGACAGGTGAAAAAGGAGACTTTTATGCTGTTGCTGCCCCAAGCAACCTTAAGGCCTATATTTTCCGCGGCTTTGTGATCGACAGCGTTGTAGAAGGAGACCGTGTAAATGTCCGTCTTGCTCCTGATCGGGAAGCGCCCATTGTTGGCCACTACAGCACCGGTCATCCCATCGATGGAAAGATCTGCAAAGGGAATAAAAAGTGGCTAGAGATCGATGCCCCTAAAGGGACAGAATTTTTTGTCGCTAAGGAATATGTCGAATATGCAGGGAAACCTGAGCTCAAAGCGGTTCAAGACAGACGCAAAGCAACGGTCACCCAACTTCTCGAGTCAACAAGCCTCCTAAGTCAAGGAGAAATGAGGAAAGCTTTCCATGAAATTGATATCGAGCGGATCACCCACAACTACCAAACGATCATCAACGATTACTCCGACTTCCCCAGGTTCGTTGCAAGCGCTGCAAAAGAGCTTTCCGCCGTTCAGGAAGATTACTTGCACCGGAAGATTGCCTTTCTAGAGGCAAAGGCGACCAAGATGTCTAAAGGACAACGTTCCGACGATATCTATGCCGTTTCTCACCATGCGCAAGACAATATCTCAGCAACTGACCGGATGAAAGTTTGGGAGCCCGTCGAAGAAGCGATCTACCTCAGCTGGGCCTCGATGCACCACGCTAAGACGATCGACGACTTCTACGCCGACCAAAAGCTCAAGAGCCAGACTGTTTCTGGAATCTTAGAGTCTTACCGGGATCCTGTGAAGAACAAGCCAGGTGACTTTGTCGTTAAAGATCGCGACGTCCCTGTTGCTTATGTCTACAGCACCCAGGTCAACCTCGACGACTTCGTTGGAAAGCGGGTCAACTTGATCGTCTCCTCGAGACCGAACAACAGCTTTGCTTTCCCCGCCTACTACGTCCTAGAAGTTGAATAA